The nucleotide sequence GCACTAGACTTTTTTAGAGCAACACGTTGGATTAGGGAGAATTTACCAGGAGCGCATGTGAGTGGTGGAGTAAGTAACGTCTCCTTTTCATTTAGAGGAAATAATGTAGTGAGAGAAGCTATGCATTCGGCCTTTTTATACCATGCGATTAATGAGGGGATGGATATGGGGATTGTTAATCCTGCTATGCTAGAAGTTTATGATGATATTCCTAAAGATATATTAGAGCATGTAGAAGATGTTTTGCTCAATCGGAGATCGGATGCGACAGAGCGACTACTTGACTTTGCAGAAACTGTAGTTGGAACTGAAAAAAAAGAAGAAAAAACATTAGAATGGAGAACTAAATCAGTTCAAGAAAGACTAACACATGCTTTAGTAAAAGGAATAACAGAATACATAGATGAAGATGTAGAAGAATGTCGTCAACAATATACTCGACCAATTGAAGTCATTGAGGGGCCTTTGATGAGTGGGATGAATGTAGTGGGCGATTTGTTTGGAGCTGGGAAAATGTTTTTGCCTCAGGTTGTAAAGTCAGCTCGTGTAATGAAAAAGGCTGTAGCTTATTTATTACCCTATATAGAAGCCGAAAAAGATGGAGAAAGCGCTAGTGCAGGGAAAGTACTGATGGCAACAGTGAAGGGAGATGTACATGATATTGGTAAAAATATTGTTGGTGTTGTTTTAGGGTGTAACAACTATGAGGTTATCGATATCGGAGTAATGGTTCCAGGAAATGAAATTATAAAAAGAGCAAAAGAAGAAGGGGCAGATATTATTGGATTGAGTGGTTTGATCACCCCATCTTTAGATGAAATGGTTGATGTAGCCAAAGAATTAGAACAATCAGGGTTAAATATTCCATTGATGATTGGTGGAGCTACTACTTCTAGAGTGCATACAGCAGTAAAAATAGAGCCCCATTTAAATAGCTCACAAGTGGTTCATGTTTTAGATGCGTCACGTTCTGTAACAGTTGTTGAAAGTTTACTAGGAAATAAAAAAGAGGCTTACATTTCAGAAATAAAAAGCGAATATGAAAAAGTAAGAGTTAATCATCAAAAAAAGCAAGGCCAAAAGTCGTTTTTAAGGTTAGAAGATGCACGTGAAAATAAGATTCAGATTGATTGGAAAGCCGAAGATATTGCTATCCCAAATCAATTAGGAGTACAAGTGATAAAGGATTTTAATTTGTCGATGTTGGTTGATTTTATAGATTGGACGCCTTTCTTTCAAACTTGGGAGTTGCATGGCCGTTTTCCGAGAATATTAGAAGATAAAGTAGTAGGTGAAGAAGCTAAAAAACTGTATGCCGATGCTCAAAAAATGTTAGAAAAAATTATCTCTGAAAAGTGGTTGACTGCTAATGCTGTTTATGGTTTGTTTCCTGCCAATTCAGTAAACGATGATGATATTGAGATCTATACCAATGAAAATAGAAATGAAGTTGCTTTATTGTCTTGTCAAATGCGTCAGCAATTGAAAAAAGTGAAAGGAGCACCTAACAATTGTTTAGCTGATTTTATTGCGCCTAAAGAAACAGGGATAAAAGATTATATAGGAGGTTTTGTTGTTACAACGGGATTAAATATAGAAGAACATATCAAGCGCTTTGAAGCCGATCATGATGATTATAACTCAATACTATTAAAAGCATTAGCCGATCGTTTAGCAGAAGCATTTGCCGAGTACTTGCACCAAAAAGTAAGAAGAAAAGATTGGGGGTACGAAGTGGGAGGAGTATTTACAAATGAAGAATTGATTAAAGAGAAGTATAGAGGAATTCGACCTGCTCCAGGTTATCCGGCTTGCCCAGATCATACAGAAAAAATAGGGTTGTTTGAGTTGTTGAATGCAACAGAAAATACAGGGGTAGAGCTAACGGAAAGTTTAGCGATGTTTCCCGCATCTTCTGTAAGTGGGTGGTATTTCGCTCATCCTCAAAGTAAGTATTTTGGAGTAGGGAAAATAGAAAAGGATCAAGTACAAAGTTTGTCCATTCGAAAAAATATTCCATACGATAAAATGGAAAGGTGGCTGTCTTCTAGTTTGAATGGCTAGGTTAGCATAGTGTTTTAACACAAAAAAAGCCCAAAAAATCGAATCCTATTATTATCTTTACAGGTTTATAATGTTTTCAATAACAAGTTAATGTCAGAAAAGAGATATATACAAGAGCAGGGTGATGATCATGTAGGTACAAGTTTAGAAACGCCTATAAAGGAGAATGCTTTTGATCTGAGTGATGCTGAAAAAATAACACAAATTTCAGAGCACTTTGAAAAAATAATGGATGTTTTAGGGTTGGACTTAACAGACGATAGTTTGGCCGGAACACCAGAGCGTGTAGCAAAAATGTTTGTAGAGGAAATTTTTAGTGGATTAAATCCAGCTAATGAGCCATCTACATCTTTGTTTGAAAATACTTACCAGTATAATGAAATGTTGGTAGAAAAAGATATTGAATTGTATTCATATTGTGAACATCATTTTGTACCGATTATCGGAAAAGTGCATGTTGCATATATTCCTGAAGAAAATGTGGTAGGACTATCTAAAATCAATAGATATGTTCAATATTTTGCGAAAAGACCTCAAGTGCAGGAGCGCTTAACTAGACAAATTGTAGCCAAAATGCAAGCTGTTTTAGGCACGGAAAATGTCTGTTGCGTAATAGAAGCAAAACACTTGTGTGTAAACATGAGGGGAGTAAAAGACTCTAAATGTAGTACCGTAACAGCAGAATATGGAGGACGTTTTAAAGATCCTCAGGTGAAGCAAGAATTTTTAAATCACATTAACAGCACATCGAATTTAACAGACAATGAGTAAAATTGATTCTAACCAGATTTTTATATACAATTCTCTAAATGGAGAGAAAGAAGAATTTAAACCAGTTAGTAAACCCAATTTAGGTATTTATGTATGTGGACCTACAGTTTATAGCTACGTCCATTTAGGAAATTGTCGTACATTTTTGTCTTTCGATAATGTAGTACGTTACTTTAAGTTTTTAGGATACAATGTTCGCTACGTAAGAAATATTACTGATGCTGGTCATTTGGTGGATGATGCTGAAGAAGGTGAAGATAAAATATCTAAAAAAGCTCGTTTGGAAAAATTAGAGCCAATGGAAATCGTTCAAAAATACACCTTGGATTTTCATGATGTATTGCGTAAATTTAATGCGCTTCCTCCAAGTATAGAACCAACTGCAACAGGGCATATTGTTGAGCAAATCAATATGGTGAAAACCATCTTAGACAAAGGTTTAGCCTATGAGGCTAATGGCTCTGTGTATTTTGATGTTAAGAAATACAATGAAGAAGGGGGAGGTTATGGTGAACTTTCTGGAAGAAATATAGAAGATTTAATGGCTGGATCTAGAGAATTAGATGGACAGTCAGAAAAAAAGAATCCTCAAGATTTTGCTTTGTGGAAAAAAGCATCACCTGAACATATTATGCGTTGGGATTCTCCATGGGGAGAAGGTTTTCCTGGTTGGCATTTAGAGTGTTCAGCAATGGGGACCAAATATTTAGGAGAACAGTTCGATATTCATGGTGGAGGTATTGATTTAAAATTTCCGCATCATGAATGTGAAATTGCACAAGGAAAAGCTTGTAATGGAGTTAGTCCAGTAAATTATTGGATGCATGCGAATATGTTGACCTTGAACGGGCAAAAAATGAGCAAGTCGACAGGAAATACACTGTTGCCTCATGAACTGTTTAGTGGAGAGAATAATCTGTTGGAAAAAGCATATTCTCCAATGGTAGTACGATTTTTTATGCTACAAGCTCATTATCGTAGTGTGTTAGATTTTTCTAGTGAGGCTTTAAATGCTTCAGAGAAAGGTTTTAACAAGTTAATGGAGGCGAAGAAAGCTTTGAATCAATTAGAATATAAGTCTGGCACAATTTCTGAAACAGAAGAACAAAAAGTTCTGGATTTAATTGCTGCTACTTATGCGAATATGAATGATGATTTTAATACACCAAAAACAATCGCTGTATTGTTTGAAATGGTCAACAAAATCAACAAAATGATTACAAGTAATGCGATTGATTTGTCAGAAAAAGTATTTGATGAATTAAAAGCTACGTTTAATGGTTTTATTGAAGATGTTTTTGGGTTAATTTCTGAAAATAAAAATGATAATGGAGTATTAGATGGAGCGATCCAATTGTTGATTAATATGCGAAAAGAGGCTAAGCAAAATAAAGATTATGCATTGTCAGATCAAATTCGCGATCAATTAAACGATTTGGGTGTACAGCTAAAAGACAGTAAAGAAGGAACTACATACACAATTAAATAATAAACAACAGAAATGAAAGCAATTTTAAAGCAAGGTTTAGTTGGAGTTTTCATGTCGGCAAGTGTACTAGCACTTGGGCAGGAGAAGTTTGAGACTAATAAGGAAGGAAGTGAGTATAAGTTTAAAGTAATAAAAGACTTAGAAGCCACAGATGTCCAAAACCAAGGAAGAACAGGAACATGTTGGAGTTTTTCTTCATTATCGTTTTTCGAATCAGAAATTTTAAGGTTAGGTCACGGGAAGCATAATCTGTCTGAGATGTTTATTGCTCGTAATGCATACATTGGTAAAGCAGAAAACTTCTTAAGAATGTATGGAACATTTACATTTGGACCAGGTGGTGCATTTCACGATATTCCATGGGTGATTAGAAGATATGGTATTGTTCCAGAAGAAGTTTATAAGGGATTAAATTATGGTGATACCATTCATCGCCATGCAGAAATGGAGGCAATTTTAGGAGCTACTGTAAAAGAATTGGCTAAAAAACCACAAAACGATCACTTAACGCCTGTTTGGAAAAAGGCTTATACAGGTATTTTAGATGCTTATTTAGGAGACTTGCCAGATAATGTAGAGGATTTTAAATTTACTTATGAAGGAAAGGAGTATACACCAAAATCATACTCAGAATCTTTAGGGTTAAACATGGATGATTATGTTTCTTTAACATCGTATACACATCACCCATTTTATTCTCAATTTGTTTTAGAGGTACAAGATAACTGGGCGATGCAATCAGGTTATAACTTGCCTTTAGATGAGTTTATGCAAGTAATGGAAGATGCGATTAAAAATGGTTATACTTTCGCTTGGGGAGCTGATGTCTCTGAAAAAGGATTCAATTATAGAGATGCTTTAGCAATCTTACCTGAAGATGAATCAACAATCAAAAGAGAAGGAAGAGATAATAAGCACTTTAGTGATGCAGGAGCAAAGAAAATTAGTAACGCATTTGTTACTCCTGTAAAAGAGCGTATTGTTACTCAAGAAGAACGTCAGATTGCTTTCGATAACCAAGAAACAACTGATGATCATGGAATGCATGTTACTGGTTTAGTGGAAGACCAAAACGGAACAAAATATTTTATCGTTAAAAACTCTTGGGGAAAAAGTAATGAATGCGATGGATACTTTTACGCATCATTTCCTTATGCTAGATATAAAACAATGAATATCTTAATCCATAAAGATGCAATCAATAAAAAACTACAAAAGAAATTGGGTATAAAATAACCTCATATAATTTGTAAAAGAATAAAGGCACTTGTTTTAAACAAGTGTCTTTATTGCTTTTGGGGAATCATTTATTTTGTGAAAAGTTTTTGTGGAAAAAATAAAGTCTTTAAGTTGGGAAATAGTTGTTTTTGTCAAGGTTATGTACTTCTTTTGCGCTAAATTAAAAATCCTAATTATGAAAAAAAATTACATGACTTTATCCACGTTGTTGTTTGCAGGGTTATTGTTTTTTAGCTCAGCTAAAGCACAGTATTCTGGGAGTTATACAGTGGGAGGAACAGCACCAGATTTTGCGTCAATTCAAACAGCAGCAGATGCTTTGTCAAACCAAGGTATATCTGGAGCAGTAACCTTAAATATTAGAGACGGTATTTATAACGAAAATGTTGTACAAAATTTCGTTTCAGGTGTATCCAATGTGAATACAATAACTTATCAAAGTGAAAGTGCAGATAGCTCAGCAGTTAAAATAAGCGTCGCTTCTGGTTTTAACTTTTATACCGATAGTGTGAGTTATATTAACTTCAAAAATATCTCATTTCAAAATGCTGCATCAGATACAATGTTGTATATGCACGATGTAAAAAGTGTAGAGTTTTTACAGAATAACTTTGTAGGAGCTTTGGCTTATGGTGTTTATGTCGAAAGTGGAGATGTGAATGTTGAGAGTATCAATTTAAATAGTAACACTTTTAATACAGAATACGGTTTTAATCTGTCAAGTGTAAATGAAGTGAGTGCTTTTGAATTGTCAGGGAATAAGTTTAATAATACAATGCACTCTTTACGAATTGATTGTGAGGGGAACCTAAACTTATTTACCAGTCAGAATGATAGTGTTGTGTCTGTAAATGGTAGTGGAATATATATTGATGCACAATTAGATATTCATAACACTACAATAAACAACCTTTATGTGTCAAGTTTTGAAGATGCTGTATGGATTGACTCAGAATACGATGTCTTAAATACTACTGTAAATAACTCAACACTATTATCTACAGCTGATGGACTACATATAAGAGGTTATGCTGGAAAAATAGGAAATACAAATGTTGAAAGCACTACGATTACAGTAGGAGAAGATGCGTTTGATTTAACAAGTAATGAAGCCATTGATAGTGTGACTGTCAATAATTCGACTTTATATTCAACATCAGGAAGCGGAGCTAAAATCAGAGGGTACTATTCTGGTGTAACTAATATAGAAGTAACCAATACAAAATCTTATGGAGCAGATGGTTATGGAATGCGATTAGAAAGTGATTTTTTAGTAGAGAACGCTTATTTTTATAATGATTCAATAATGAGTGAAACCTCAAAAGGTCTTTATATTGATGGAGATCAAAAAATTGAAAATATTACTGTTGATCACTCTCACTTTTGGACTGATACAATGAATGCAAGTTATGCACTAGACCTTTATAATTCTGATTATATTCTAAATAATATTACCATTACTAATTCAAGCTTTTTAGGGTATGGAGGAATCGACCTTGAGGGGAATACTTATAGTAATAATGTTTTAATTGACAGTTGTACAGTGCACGCTACTGGAAGCAATGCCATCAACACTTATTTTGATGATAATGTGGCAAGAAATTGGACGATTTCTAACTCTTCTTTTAGAAGTGATCACTCTTCAGGAATACGATTGTATGGTTCAGATGCAGCATTTCATAATTTCCATATTTTCAACTGTGATGTTTGGGCAAACAGCAAAGCACTTTATCTAGATTCTGATGATGATATTCATAATTGTTCTGTTCGAAACTCAACTTTAACTTCAAAAAATAGTTACGTTTTAGATGTTGAGACCTATGATGGAGGGTTGAGAAATTTTGTGTTGGATTCTACAATTTGTACCCGTTTATTACCAGGAAAGGTAGCAGAAATTGAATCCAACTATTTAGTAGGAGATTCTATTTGGGTAACCAACTCTTCTTTTATTTGTGATAGTATTTCTGACAATACCTATGGAGAAGCATTGGACTTAGAATCAGATTATGGAGATTGGTTAAATGTATGGGTTCAAAATAATACATTTAAAGGATATGACGGGATAAAAGTAGAAGCCGACTATGGAGGAACTCATAACGTATGGATTGAACATAATGATATTATAGCACACAATAGAGGGGTTTATGTAGATGGAATAGGTACAGACTGTCATATTCAGTACAATACAATAAGTCCTAATAATGATACTTTAGCAAAAGGAATAGAAATTAGAGGTAGTGAAGGAATCTCAGAAGGGTTTTATATTGAGCATAATACAATTAGTAGTATAGATCAATATGGAATTTATTTAAATAGAGGACATAACTATTATGTAAGAAATAATACATTAATGGCGCCAAAAGCAACTGGTAATGCGCAATTGTTTTATGCCTATAATGTGAAAAAATATATGGAAGTTGTTGCCAATAAATTATACTCAGAACATGAGATGTATGGAGTACACCTTTCAAATTGTAATTTCATAGATGCTGATGGGTTGATTGCCAACAACTTTATTTCAGGTACAGATTATAGTGTCTTAATCGAGAACTCAAGTAAGGTAAATGTAATTCATAACTCTACGAGTTCACCTTCAAATATAGCTGCTTTAAGATTGTCGTATGTCAATGAGGTAGATGCCTACAATAATATTTTTTCAATCAATAATGGAGGAGCGGGAACAGTTTATGATTTTTGGAATGCTTACACTATTAATTTAGATTACAATGTTTTTGAATTTGATACTATAGGAAATAATTTTTCAAGTTCAGATTATATAACTAATGGATTAGCACAATGGTCTTCAATAACGGGTTATGATACACATTCTTTTTATGCTGATCCAGCCTATGTTAACGATACGACAGATTTACATACTGATTGTAGCGGTTCAGTTTTAGTGGCGGGATTACCAGTGAGTTATGTAATGTCTGATGTAGATGGAAATGCTAGGTCAACAGTTCCAACAATTGGAGCAGATGAAATTTTAACCAATGAAAATGTTTTTGCTTCAGATGTAGCTTGGATATGTGATTCTCCTATAGAATTAAATGCTGGAGCTTCGTCAGGCAGTGTTGCTTATTTATGGAGTACGGGAGAAACAAGTCAAATAATAGCTGTTAATGATATCGGGGAATATACTGTTTCAGTAACAGATGCTTGTGGTTCATATACCGATACAATTGACGTTGCATTTAACCCAGAAACAGTTGCAAGTGCTAATAGTTCAATCTCCTTTGTTACCGCTTCGTTTTCTAATACATCGATTAATGCTGATAGTTATTTATGGAACTTTGGTGACGGTACAACAAGCGAAGCAATGAATCCTACACATGTATATGCAACTACTGGTATTTATACTGTTACATTGATTGCATACGGAAATTGTAATAACGATACCTTAGTATTTGAGGTTACTCCAGCTGTAGTAGGAGTAGAAGAAGAGTTAGAAGAGGTTGTCAATATGGTTGTGTATCCAAATCCAGTTAGAGACCTCTTAACTGTTGAGTTAGGTCAAGTACGTGGAGAGCAAATTGCTATTTCAATTATTGATATTAGTGGACAAATATTAAGTCATAAAATATTAAATGCTACGCCTGAAGAGTTGGTTTATACTCAGGATGTTGGCCGTTTAGTTGCAGGAGTTTATTTTGTTAAGGTAACAATAGATAATAATAGAGCTAAAATAGTTAAGCTGATAAAGAGCTAACACTCTTATTAAGTAAAAATAGAAATTTTTAAAGCCAGTTGTTTTATCAAAAGCAACTGGCTTTTTTTTGTTCTGAATGTTTTATAACGGAATAAAATTAAGGTGTTCAGATAGACTTTTCTTACCAGATTGTAAATGTTATGCGAACAACTTGTTTAGTGCTGTTTTTCTATAATACTTAAGCTCTAAGTGTTTGTTGGGAGGTGCTTTAGATTTGTTAACAATTAAGTGGTCGTTTATGGAGAGGAATCTTTGTTTGTGGGTGTATATTGTTGATAACCAGATTAGTGTGGTAAAGAGTGAAAGCTACTTTTGTAAAGAGAGTCTAATTGCACAAAAATCGTCAAAAAATGACCGTTAAATAGAAAAAACGATAGGTGTATACCTTAAATCGCTAGCTATGGTTACACTTATGTTATAATACCAAAAATTATGAAAACACTAATATTAGTTTCTTTATTGCTTTTTATACAGCTTCAGTATTGTTCACAGGTAACAATTTCTACACCACTCTCATTATCCATTTCTGTAGAGGAGGTAGATAATGGAGTTATGAATAATAATGATTTACAAATGCTTGATTCAGTAATGTTAAATGATCCTGCAATGCAAGAAGACCCTATGATAATTCAATATAAAACAGAGTTATTACAACACCAGGGGGAGCTCAATGGTTTAGTAAAAATGTATATCATACTTAGTGATACGGCAGATATAGCCAAAATACACTATAAAATGGGAAGAGCCCAAAATTCAAATGATGTGCTTAACGGGAATGTTGTTTATGATGATAATCAAATCCATGGAGCAATAACTTATAGTAGAACATTAAATCAAATAAAATTGGTTTTAGGAATGTACAACAATGTTGGTGATCTATATGGAGAGGTATACTTAGAAGATAATCAGGGAAGATTGTCAAATACAGTTCAAGCAGAATATCATAAACAATAAAGAGATGCAAAAATTAAGATTTCTTATAGTAATATTATTGCTAGTCATAATAGCTAAAGTTAATTATGGGCAGTATCAGGTATCGTGGAAAAATGTATCGTCTCTTAATATACAACAACAAGAGATTAAAAAGATTTCTGGATGGTCTTGGAATAATGGAGGAGCTTTATCTAGAAACAAATTAAGACCCAATACCGATGGAAAGATGACCTATGTAATCAAAGGGACAGAAACCTTAATGATGGTAGGCCTTGCTGAATATAATGAAGAGGCGCATGGTAATAGTATTGACTATGCAATGTATTATTGTTATGGAGATCTTAAAATATGGGAATCAGGAGCTAATCGAGGAACTTATGGAAGTCTAAATGTTGGAGATACTTTAATTGTGTCTCGAGAAGGAGATAGTATAAAATATGAGAGACATAATATGGATGGAAACAATGTTCATCTGCGAACAGTAGTGACGGATCCATCAAAAGAGTTATACGTTGATTTGTCTATCTATTACCCCAACTTGGCGGTTAACCATGTTTATTGTGATTTTGATGAAGAGTTAACAATCTGGGATAATTCACTTTATTATCATAATATTGGTACAGGAGTAATGGGAAGTATTAACGTTACTGTTACAGGACATCCGCCATATAATTTTAGTTGGTCGAATGGGGCGACCACAGAAGATGTAAGTGGTTTGACGGCAGGAGAATATACACTTACCGTTACGGATTCTAGGCAAGATGTAGCTGTGAAAACATATAGGGTGCTGTCCGAGAATACTTACCCAGTAAAATGGAGATATTTAGAGAATTATACAGAAGACAATACAGATGTGTTGACTAAAACAACAGGTCATGGGTGGAATGCGGGAGCACTATCTACCAATAAATTACGAGCGAATACAAATGGAAGGTTGTTATATGTATACACTGGAGGGGAGATTAGATATTTTATGTTAGGGTTGTCTGAGTATAATGAAGAAGCTACCTATCAAAGTATTCAACATCGTTTATATTTAAGAGATGGCCAAGCAGTAGGTAGTCCAGTAAATTATCCTGTAGTAGCTGGGGATACAATTATTATTGAACGTTTAGATAGTCTGGTTTTATATCGTTTACACGATTTAAATGGAGAGCAGCATATCATAAAGACAGAAGCAACAGATCCATCTAAAGAGTTGTACGTAGATGTTGCTGGACATCAACCTGGTCAAAAAGTAAATAG is from Flavobacteriales bacterium and encodes:
- the metH gene encoding methionine synthase, whose protein sequence is MSLHKDYNGKYKYKWFDIPYLKLSGLEPLTITPELNFVNIGERTNVTGSRKFLRLIKTGAYEEALQVARDQVEGGAQIIDINMDEGMLDGVDAMRTFLNLIASEPDISKVPIMIDSSKWEIIEEGLKCVQGKCVVNSISLKGGEEEFIQQAKLIKRYGAATIVMAFDEEGQADSYEKRVQMCERSYRILVDKVGFPPQDIIFDPNIFPVATGIEEHNNNALDFFRATRWIRENLPGAHVSGGVSNVSFSFRGNNVVREAMHSAFLYHAINEGMDMGIVNPAMLEVYDDIPKDILEHVEDVLLNRRSDATERLLDFAETVVGTEKKEEKTLEWRTKSVQERLTHALVKGITEYIDEDVEECRQQYTRPIEVIEGPLMSGMNVVGDLFGAGKMFLPQVVKSARVMKKAVAYLLPYIEAEKDGESASAGKVLMATVKGDVHDIGKNIVGVVLGCNNYEVIDIGVMVPGNEIIKRAKEEGADIIGLSGLITPSLDEMVDVAKELEQSGLNIPLMIGGATTSRVHTAVKIEPHLNSSQVVHVLDASRSVTVVESLLGNKKEAYISEIKSEYEKVRVNHQKKQGQKSFLRLEDARENKIQIDWKAEDIAIPNQLGVQVIKDFNLSMLVDFIDWTPFFQTWELHGRFPRILEDKVVGEEAKKLYADAQKMLEKIISEKWLTANAVYGLFPANSVNDDDIEIYTNENRNEVALLSCQMRQQLKKVKGAPNNCLADFIAPKETGIKDYIGGFVVTTGLNIEEHIKRFEADHDDYNSILLKALADRLAEAFAEYLHQKVRRKDWGYEVGGVFTNEELIKEKYRGIRPAPGYPACPDHTEKIGLFELLNATENTGVELTESLAMFPASSVSGWYFAHPQSKYFGVGKIEKDQVQSLSIRKNIPYDKMERWLSSSLNG
- the folE gene encoding GTP cyclohydrolase I FolE; amino-acid sequence: MSEKRYIQEQGDDHVGTSLETPIKENAFDLSDAEKITQISEHFEKIMDVLGLDLTDDSLAGTPERVAKMFVEEIFSGLNPANEPSTSLFENTYQYNEMLVEKDIELYSYCEHHFVPIIGKVHVAYIPEENVVGLSKINRYVQYFAKRPQVQERLTRQIVAKMQAVLGTENVCCVIEAKHLCVNMRGVKDSKCSTVTAEYGGRFKDPQVKQEFLNHINSTSNLTDNE
- the cysS gene encoding cysteine--tRNA ligase, encoding MSKIDSNQIFIYNSLNGEKEEFKPVSKPNLGIYVCGPTVYSYVHLGNCRTFLSFDNVVRYFKFLGYNVRYVRNITDAGHLVDDAEEGEDKISKKARLEKLEPMEIVQKYTLDFHDVLRKFNALPPSIEPTATGHIVEQINMVKTILDKGLAYEANGSVYFDVKKYNEEGGGYGELSGRNIEDLMAGSRELDGQSEKKNPQDFALWKKASPEHIMRWDSPWGEGFPGWHLECSAMGTKYLGEQFDIHGGGIDLKFPHHECEIAQGKACNGVSPVNYWMHANMLTLNGQKMSKSTGNTLLPHELFSGENNLLEKAYSPMVVRFFMLQAHYRSVLDFSSEALNASEKGFNKLMEAKKALNQLEYKSGTISETEEQKVLDLIAATYANMNDDFNTPKTIAVLFEMVNKINKMITSNAIDLSEKVFDELKATFNGFIEDVFGLISENKNDNGVLDGAIQLLINMRKEAKQNKDYALSDQIRDQLNDLGVQLKDSKEGTTYTIK
- a CDS encoding C1 family peptidase, encoding MKAILKQGLVGVFMSASVLALGQEKFETNKEGSEYKFKVIKDLEATDVQNQGRTGTCWSFSSLSFFESEILRLGHGKHNLSEMFIARNAYIGKAENFLRMYGTFTFGPGGAFHDIPWVIRRYGIVPEEVYKGLNYGDTIHRHAEMEAILGATVKELAKKPQNDHLTPVWKKAYTGILDAYLGDLPDNVEDFKFTYEGKEYTPKSYSESLGLNMDDYVSLTSYTHHPFYSQFVLEVQDNWAMQSGYNLPLDEFMQVMEDAIKNGYTFAWGADVSEKGFNYRDALAILPEDESTIKREGRDNKHFSDAGAKKISNAFVTPVKERIVTQEERQIAFDNQETTDDHGMHVTGLVEDQNGTKYFIVKNSWGKSNECDGYFYASFPYARYKTMNILIHKDAINKKLQKKLGIK
- a CDS encoding right-handed parallel beta-helix repeat-containing protein; this translates as MKKNYMTLSTLLFAGLLFFSSAKAQYSGSYTVGGTAPDFASIQTAADALSNQGISGAVTLNIRDGIYNENVVQNFVSGVSNVNTITYQSESADSSAVKISVASGFNFYTDSVSYINFKNISFQNAASDTMLYMHDVKSVEFLQNNFVGALAYGVYVESGDVNVESINLNSNTFNTEYGFNLSSVNEVSAFELSGNKFNNTMHSLRIDCEGNLNLFTSQNDSVVSVNGSGIYIDAQLDIHNTTINNLYVSSFEDAVWIDSEYDVLNTTVNNSTLLSTADGLHIRGYAGKIGNTNVESTTITVGEDAFDLTSNEAIDSVTVNNSTLYSTSGSGAKIRGYYSGVTNIEVTNTKSYGADGYGMRLESDFLVENAYFYNDSIMSETSKGLYIDGDQKIENITVDHSHFWTDTMNASYALDLYNSDYILNNITITNSSFLGYGGIDLEGNTYSNNVLIDSCTVHATGSNAINTYFDDNVARNWTISNSSFRSDHSSGIRLYGSDAAFHNFHIFNCDVWANSKALYLDSDDDIHNCSVRNSTLTSKNSYVLDVETYDGGLRNFVLDSTICTRLLPGKVAEIESNYLVGDSIWVTNSSFICDSISDNTYGEALDLESDYGDWLNVWVQNNTFKGYDGIKVEADYGGTHNVWIEHNDIIAHNRGVYVDGIGTDCHIQYNTISPNNDTLAKGIEIRGSEGISEGFYIEHNTISSIDQYGIYLNRGHNYYVRNNTLMAPKATGNAQLFYAYNVKKYMEVVANKLYSEHEMYGVHLSNCNFIDADGLIANNFISGTDYSVLIENSSKVNVIHNSTSSPSNIAALRLSYVNEVDAYNNIFSINNGGAGTVYDFWNAYTINLDYNVFEFDTIGNNFSSSDYITNGLAQWSSITGYDTHSFYADPAYVNDTTDLHTDCSGSVLVAGLPVSYVMSDVDGNARSTVPTIGADEILTNENVFASDVAWICDSPIELNAGASSGSVAYLWSTGETSQIIAVNDIGEYTVSVTDACGSYTDTIDVAFNPETVASANSSISFVTASFSNTSINADSYLWNFGDGTTSEAMNPTHVYATTGIYTVTLIAYGNCNNDTLVFEVTPAVVGVEEELEEVVNMVVYPNPVRDLLTVELGQVRGEQIAISIIDISGQILSHKILNATPEELVYTQDVGRLVAGVYFVKVTIDNNRAKIVKLIKS